In one Streptomyces sp. NBC_01288 genomic region, the following are encoded:
- a CDS encoding VOC family protein: MKPNRSIPASTVIPVLIYPDVREAVAWLGAAFGFAERVRIGEDHRAQLAFGDGAVIVGDVGHDRRPPRPGEVTHAVTVRVENVAAHYDRSRDHGARIIMEPTDFEYGERQYTAEDLAGHRWTFSETLADVAPEEWGGTSVTAD; encoded by the coding sequence ATGAAGCCGAATCGCTCCATTCCGGCGTCGACGGTCATCCCCGTCCTGATCTATCCCGATGTCCGCGAGGCGGTCGCCTGGCTCGGTGCGGCCTTCGGGTTCGCCGAGCGGGTCCGGATCGGGGAGGACCACCGCGCGCAGCTCGCGTTCGGCGACGGTGCCGTGATCGTCGGAGACGTGGGGCATGATCGCCGCCCGCCGCGCCCCGGCGAGGTCACCCACGCGGTGACGGTCCGGGTGGAGAACGTCGCTGCCCACTACGACCGGTCCCGGGACCATGGCGCACGCATCATCATGGAACCGACCGACTTCGAGTACGGCGAACGGCAGTACACGGCCGAGGACCTCGCGGGCCACCGGTGGACGTTCTCGGAGACGCTCGCCGACGTCGCCCCGGAGGAATGGGGCGGAACGTCCGTCACGGCCGACTGA